The Allocatelliglobosispora scoriae genome contains a region encoding:
- a CDS encoding RNA polymerase sigma factor, producing MTDLFRAHWSAVFGYVLRRTGDRVLAEELAQETFARATASFLGWRGGSPLAWLFAIARNVVTDHHRRGRPMVELEESLLPPDAFPDVEVETRDLLSRLPEQSRRLLELVYLDGFTHAEVAAMTGRSPAAVRTAVWRARDTLRALALEEKNDDR from the coding sequence ATGACGGACCTGTTCCGGGCGCACTGGTCGGCGGTCTTCGGCTATGTGCTGCGCCGCACCGGGGACCGGGTGCTCGCGGAGGAGCTCGCGCAGGAGACCTTCGCGCGGGCCACCGCCTCGTTCCTGGGCTGGCGTGGCGGCTCGCCGCTGGCGTGGCTCTTCGCGATCGCCCGCAACGTCGTCACCGACCATCACCGGCGCGGTCGGCCGATGGTCGAGCTGGAGGAGTCGCTGCTGCCACCCGACGCGTTCCCGGACGTCGAGGTGGAGACCCGCGACCTGCTCTCCCGCCTGCCGGAGCAGAGCCGGCGGCTGCTGGAGCTCGTCTACCTGGACGGATTCACCCACGCCGAGGTCGCGGCCATGACGGGACGGTCCCCGGCGGCCGTGCGCACCGCCGTCTGGCGAGCCCGGGACACCCTGCGTGCCCTTGCCCTGGAGGAGAAGAACGATGACCGATGA
- a CDS encoding AAA family ATPase encodes MEAGRVWVVAGPPGAGKTTAARALAGLLMPPGALLDKDTIYGGFVAAALVSAGRPPGEREGPWYDVHVKPHEYDGMAATAREIRGSGCPVVLCAPFTRQIRSTTAWSSLVDAVGGPSVSLLWLHCDPVTLLARLEGRGSVRDGQKLAGYAEFVATVQPDLPPVVPHVVLDNRRDGIGGVLAQLRAVVGAGAGGEA; translated from the coding sequence ATGGAAGCGGGGCGGGTATGGGTGGTGGCGGGGCCGCCGGGGGCTGGGAAGACCACCGCGGCGCGGGCGCTGGCGGGGCTGCTCATGCCGCCGGGGGCGCTGCTGGACAAGGACACGATCTACGGCGGCTTCGTCGCGGCGGCGCTTGTCTCGGCCGGACGCCCGCCGGGTGAGCGCGAAGGCCCCTGGTACGACGTGCATGTGAAGCCCCACGAGTATGACGGGATGGCGGCGACGGCGCGGGAGATCCGGGGCTCGGGGTGCCCGGTGGTGCTGTGCGCACCGTTCACCAGGCAGATCCGGTCGACCACGGCGTGGTCATCCCTTGTGGATGCGGTGGGCGGGCCGTCGGTGTCGTTGCTCTGGCTGCACTGCGATCCGGTGACGCTGCTGGCGCGGTTGGAGGGGCGGGGCTCGGTGCGCGACGGGCAGAAGCTCGCCGGTTACGCGGAGTTCGTCGCGACCGTCCAACCCGATCTGCCGCCGGTGGTCCCGCACGTGGTGCTCGACAACCGCCGCGATGGGATCGGCGGGGTGCTGGCTCAGCTCCGCGCGGTGGTCGGTGCCGGTGCGGGCGGCGAGGCATGA
- a CDS encoding rhamnogalacturonan lyase family protein, with translation MLSRRIAVALAAATAAGVTGAGILTATSAQAAAGCQVAYSVTSSWGGGFGAAVTITNLGDPVNGWTLRWSFTAGQTVTSAWNGVASQSGQQVTVTDAGYNAAIPTGGNTAFGFNGSWNNSSNPVPTVFTLNGVTCTGGVSSPSPSAPASPSVSPPASPSSQPSPSPSTSTPPPSGAKQMERLNRGLISVRSGSGNLVSWRWLAGDPSGVGFNVYRGSTKVNSSPITGSTNYLDAGAAAGSAYTVRAVVNGAEQSASEAALQFANGYLDVPIQNPNASLYAANDASVGDLDGDGQLEIVLKWDPLNSKDNSQSGVTDVVYVDAYKLNGTRLWRINLGRNIRAGAHYTQFQVYDYDGDGKAEVAMKTADATVSGTGQVIGSSSADYRNSSGYVLTGPEYLTMFNGQTGAAMSTVNYDPPRGTVSSWGDSYGNRVDRFLAGTAYLDGVRPSLIMSRGYYTRTVIAAWDFRNGTLTKRWTFDSNSAGSSYAGQGNHQLAIADVDADGKDEIIFGSMCINDNGQPLWNTGNGHGDALHVGDLVPSRAGLEVFKVDEDGSKPSSWLADARTGQVLWTTPANGDNGRGVADDIWSGNAGAEMWSSAESSLRNGSGSTLGRKPGSANFLAWWDGDPVRELLDGTHIDKYGTSGDTRLLTAASVHSNNSTKSTPSLSGDILGDWREEVIWPTTDNTALRIYSTPTVTDRRITTLLQDPTYRVALAWQNTAYNQPPHTGFFLGDGMATPPRPVIYQP, from the coding sequence ATGCTCTCTCGAAGAATCGCCGTGGCCCTCGCCGCAGCGACCGCCGCCGGTGTCACCGGTGCCGGCATCCTCACCGCCACCAGCGCCCAGGCGGCCGCCGGGTGCCAGGTCGCCTACTCGGTCACCAGCTCGTGGGGCGGCGGCTTCGGCGCCGCGGTCACGATCACCAACCTCGGCGACCCGGTCAACGGCTGGACGCTGCGCTGGTCCTTCACCGCCGGGCAGACCGTCACCTCGGCCTGGAACGGCGTCGCCAGCCAGTCCGGGCAGCAGGTCACCGTCACCGACGCCGGATACAACGCCGCCATCCCCACCGGCGGCAACACCGCCTTCGGCTTCAACGGCTCGTGGAACAACTCGAGCAACCCGGTGCCGACCGTCTTCACCCTCAACGGCGTGACCTGCACCGGCGGCGTCTCCTCGCCGTCACCGTCGGCACCGGCGTCCCCCTCGGTCTCACCCCCGGCGTCGCCGTCCAGCCAGCCGTCCCCGTCGCCGTCGACCTCGACCCCGCCTCCGTCCGGCGCGAAGCAGATGGAGCGGCTCAACCGGGGGCTGATCAGCGTACGCAGTGGCAGCGGCAACCTCGTCAGCTGGCGCTGGCTCGCCGGTGACCCGTCCGGCGTCGGCTTCAACGTCTACCGCGGCAGCACGAAGGTGAACTCCTCGCCGATCACCGGTTCGACGAACTACCTCGACGCGGGGGCCGCCGCCGGGTCCGCCTACACGGTGCGGGCTGTCGTCAACGGGGCCGAGCAGTCCGCCTCCGAGGCCGCGCTGCAGTTCGCCAACGGCTACCTCGACGTGCCGATCCAGAACCCCAACGCCTCCCTCTACGCCGCCAACGACGCGAGCGTCGGCGACCTCGACGGCGACGGGCAGCTGGAGATCGTGCTCAAGTGGGACCCGTTGAACTCCAAGGACAACTCGCAGTCCGGCGTCACCGACGTGGTCTACGTCGACGCCTACAAGCTCAACGGCACCCGGCTGTGGCGCATCAACCTCGGCCGCAACATCCGGGCCGGCGCGCACTACACCCAGTTCCAGGTCTACGACTACGACGGCGACGGCAAGGCCGAGGTGGCGATGAAGACCGCCGACGCCACGGTCTCCGGCACCGGGCAGGTCATCGGCAGCTCCAGTGCCGACTACCGCAACTCCAGCGGCTACGTGCTGACCGGGCCTGAGTACCTGACGATGTTCAACGGGCAGACCGGTGCGGCGATGTCGACGGTCAACTACGACCCGCCGCGCGGCACCGTCTCGTCGTGGGGCGACAGCTACGGCAACCGGGTCGACCGGTTCCTCGCCGGGACGGCGTACCTCGACGGTGTCCGGCCCAGCCTGATCATGTCGCGCGGCTACTACACCCGGACCGTCATCGCCGCCTGGGACTTCCGCAACGGCACCCTGACCAAGCGCTGGACCTTCGACTCCAACAGCGCCGGCAGCTCCTACGCCGGGCAGGGCAACCACCAGCTCGCCATCGCCGATGTGGACGCCGACGGCAAGGACGAGATCATCTTCGGCTCGATGTGCATCAACGACAACGGCCAGCCGCTCTGGAACACCGGCAACGGGCACGGCGACGCCCTGCACGTCGGCGACCTGGTCCCGTCGCGGGCGGGGCTGGAGGTCTTCAAGGTCGACGAGGACGGCAGCAAGCCCTCGTCGTGGCTGGCGGACGCGCGTACCGGTCAGGTGCTCTGGACCACTCCCGCCAACGGCGACAACGGCCGCGGCGTCGCCGACGACATCTGGTCCGGCAACGCCGGAGCCGAGATGTGGTCCTCCGCCGAAAGCTCGCTGCGCAACGGCAGCGGCTCGACGCTGGGCCGCAAGCCCGGCTCGGCGAACTTCCTCGCCTGGTGGGACGGCGACCCGGTGCGGGAGCTGCTCGACGGCACCCACATCGACAAGTACGGCACGTCCGGCGACACCCGGCTGCTCACGGCAGCGAGCGTGCACTCCAACAACAGCACCAAGTCCACGCCGTCGCTCTCCGGGGACATCCTCGGCGACTGGCGGGAGGAGGTGATCTGGCCGACGACCGACAACACCGCGCTGCGGATCTACTCGACGCCGACCGTCACCGACCGGCGGATCACCACGCTGCTGCAGGACCCGACCTACCGGGTCGCGCTGGCGTGGCAGAACACGGCTTACAACCAGCCGCCGCACACCGGGTTCTTCCTCGGCGACGGCATGGCCACCCCGCCTCGGCCGGTCATCTACCAGCCCTGA
- a CDS encoding DUF4383 domain-containing protein, whose amino-acid sequence MSTHLPVNHRLRPLFRTLAGATGVYLIGFGVVGLAHSRGHPFFGDGDITALGLRTNTAFALLSLVAGIIILVGVIVGRNVDRAINFVASGVFIVFGLGMMAISRTPANFLNYDVGAAAVSFVIGSVLLIAALYGRVGPPGQELQEEGFRRSYNGDPVHHAWGHLPPKKPKANSRFA is encoded by the coding sequence ATGAGCACGCACCTGCCCGTCAACCACCGGCTCCGCCCGCTCTTCCGGACGCTCGCCGGGGCAACCGGGGTTTACCTGATCGGATTCGGCGTCGTCGGCCTCGCGCACAGTCGCGGGCACCCGTTCTTCGGCGACGGGGACATCACGGCCCTGGGTCTGCGTACCAACACGGCATTTGCCCTGCTCTCGCTCGTCGCGGGCATCATCATCCTCGTCGGGGTGATCGTGGGGCGCAACGTGGACCGCGCCATCAACTTCGTCGCGTCCGGCGTCTTCATCGTCTTCGGCCTGGGGATGATGGCGATCTCGCGGACACCGGCCAACTTCCTCAACTACGACGTGGGTGCGGCGGCGGTCTCCTTCGTCATCGGTAGCGTCCTGCTCATCGCCGCGCTCTACGGCCGGGTCGGGCCGCCCGGACAGGAACTGCAGGAGGAGGGCTTCCGCCGCAGCTACAACGGCGACCCCGTCCACCACGCGTGGGGGCACCTGCCGCCGAAGAAGCCCAAGGCCAACAGTCGTTTCGCTTGA
- a CDS encoding substrate-binding domain-containing protein codes for MPPTSSSPRWPGAMSVVGYDDAFFASELSPALTTVRQPTYQLGRTAAELLLAEVQPGHRHAELLFRPELVVRRSTAPPALRQAKRLLALGFFGGRCPHAWWTGSPL; via the coding sequence ATGCCGCCAACGTCTTCTTCGCCGAGGTGGCCCGGGGCCATGTCGGTGGTCGGCTACGACGACGCCTTCTTCGCCTCGGAGCTGTCGCCGGCGCTGACGACGGTGCGGCAGCCGACATACCAGCTGGGCCGGACCGCGGCGGAGTTGCTGCTCGCGGAAGTGCAGCCCGGCCACCGTCACGCCGAGCTGCTCTTCCGTCCGGAGCTGGTGGTGCGGAGGTCAACGGCACCACCAGCACTTCGTCAAGCGAAACGACTGTTGGCCTTGGGCTTCTTCGGCGGCAGGTGCCCCCACGCGTGGTGGACGGGGTCGCCGTTGTAG